A portion of the Magnolia sinica isolate HGM2019 chromosome 17, MsV1, whole genome shotgun sequence genome contains these proteins:
- the LOC131230695 gene encoding protein BOBBER 2-like gives MGNLLEEFNENHGVCPPTILGFVNISLQEETSFVTIRQRVLANPLKGSFMHVLKWMTTFGVLDGKFIYILLTKQNQMEWWKSLIKGDPEVDTQKIKPENSKLSDLDPETWHRRKNKGNLLILYCSIPLFNKLAQRRRLHESYI, from the exons ATGGGTAATCTTTTGGAAGAATTCAACGAAAATCATGGAGTGTGTCCACCTACAATTCTAGGGTTCGTGAACATATCTTTACAGGAAG AAACGAGTTTTGTCACTATTAGACAGAGAGTTCTTGCAAACCCgctgaa GGGGAGCTTCATGCATGTGTTAAAGTGGATGACTACTTTTGGAGTATTG GATGGGAAgttcatttatattcttttgacCAAGCAAAATCaaatggagtggtggaaatccTTGATTAAAGGTGACCCTGAAGTTGATACACAGAAAATAAAGCCTGAGAACAGCAAGCTGTCTGACTTGGATCCTGAAACTTGGCACCGTAGAAAAAATAAAGGTAATTTACTGATTCTTTATTGTTCAATACCACTGTTTAATAAGTTAGCTCAGCGTAGAAGACTGCATGAGTCATACATTTAG
- the LOC131230693 gene encoding MDIS1-interacting receptor like kinase 2-like isoform X1 — MAIHKSLSLAFLPIFLPFLFSHATSFAATPSPPLPEAEALLKWKASLLPSQSLLSWSLPAVNATTNTISPCKWTGISCDSLGSVTDIRLPSAGLQGKLDNLSFLSFPNLVHLNLSGNTLTGNIPDHIGTLYKLTSLDLSTNNLSGILPISMANLSSISELHMSFNEIGGELAPIFFTNWTKLISLQFQYNQLTGNIPSEISLLTNLQILNLRGNKINGSIPVEIGNLVNLNVLVLSRNNLTGPIPPSLGNLTMLTNLYLYKNQISGTIPEELGNLKNLVGLALYRNNLTGPIPPALGNLSNLALLHLSANQVSGSIPSEIGNLVNLKRLDLYRNPLTGSIPSTLGKLTQLTFLSLIDCQLSGSLPQEMMNMTNLSELFLHGNNFSGDLPQLCYGGSLKRFTAFDNHFTGEIPKSFRNCTSLTRVRINGNQLAANVSEAFGVYPHLTFIDISDNMFFGELSLNWGECRNLTKLQFSGNMISGRIPAEIGQLRQLEVLGLSSNHLVGEIPKEFGKLTSLFDLTLNDNQLSGLVPQEIGKLSNLEVLDLSMNHLSGPIPPQLGDCSKLHYLKLSENVLNGSIPYHIGNLVYLQGLLDLSHNSLNGQISPQLVKLIRLEKLNLSHNMLSGSIPPSFEGMFSLQSIDFSYNALEGPIPNSKNFQNAPAEAFIKNKGICGEMQGFEPCNASSIGHGDVKKGRRVLFLIILPLLVTLFLLSVIVGISSICYQRRRNIEKGVLVRSSENPFSIWNYDGIAVFEDIVEATEGFDDKYCIGTGGCGKVYKANLPMGEVVAVKKLHPLEGADHSDQRSFRNEIRALTEIRHRNIVKLYGFCSHARCSFLVYQYMERGNLASILRNDEGAAQLNWTLRVKVIKGVAHALSYMHHDCTPPIVHRDLSSNNILLNSELEAIVSDFGTARLLIPDSSNWTTLAGTYGYIAPELAYTIRVTEKCDVYSFGVVALEVMMGRHPGELISSLSSPNREDTLLKDTLDQHLSDPMAEVAQEVIFAVSMALACIRLNPDTRPTMYHVAQELSVGGPSFSLEPFHALTLRQLMDLKV; from the exons ATGGCAATACATAAATCTCTATCCCTTGCTTTTCTGCCCATTTTCCTACCCTTTCTTTTTTCCCATGCAACATCATTTGCAGCAACACCATCACCGCCACTCCCTGAAGCAGAGGCTCTCCTGAAATGGAAAGCCAGCCTCTTGCCATCACAATCTCTCCTTTCATGGTCACTTCCTGCTGTTAATGCTACCACCAACACAATCTCTCCCTGCAAATGGACTGGGATCTCATGCGACAGCCTTGGAAGCGTAACAGATATACGCCTACCAAGTGCGGGCTTGCAAGGTAAGCTCGACAACTTAAGCTTCCTTTCATTTCCAAACCTCGTCCATCTCAATCTCAGTGGCAACACCCTCACTGGAAACATCCCAGACCATATTGGCACTCTTTACAAACTCACTTCCCTCGATCTATCTACAAATAATCTTTCTGGCATTTTACCCATTTCAATGGCTAATCTTAGTAGCATTTCAGAGCTTCACATGTCATTTAATGAAATAGGAGGCGAACTAGCTCCCATTTTCTTCACCAATTGGACCAAACTTATCTCCCTTCAGTTCCAATACAATCAACTCACCGGAAACATTCCATCTGAAATCAGCTTGCttacaaatctccaaatcttgaaCCTCAGgggaaataaaataaatggatcaaTACCTGTAGAGATAGGGaatcttgtgaatttgaatgtGTTAGTATTGTCCCGTAACAATCTGACTGGTCCCATCCCTCCTTCTTTGGGTAATTTAACCATGCTCACAAATTTGTATTTATACAAAAATCAAATTTCAGGCACAATTCCTGAAGAATTAgggaatctcaagaatttggttgggCTTGCATTATACCGTAACAATCTCACTGGGCCcatccctcctgctttaggtaatttgagcaaCCTAGCACTTTTGCATCTCTCTGCCAACCaagtttctggttcaattccatcAGAAATAGGAAATCTGGTTAATCTCAAGAGGCTTGATTTGTACCGCAACCCTCTAACAGGTTCCATCCCTTCCACATTAGGAAAGTTGACCCAGCTTACTTTTTTGTCCCTAATTGACTGTCAATTATCTGGTTCCTTGCCTCAAGAAATGATGAACATGACAAATCTTTCTGAACTCTTCTTGCATGGCAACAACTTCTCTGGCGATTTACCTCAGTTATGCTATGGTGGATCTCTTAAAAGATTCACTGCATTTGACAATCATTTCACTGGTGAGATCCCAAAAAGCTTCAGAAACTGCACTAGCTTAACAAGAGTGCGAATCAACGGAAACCAACTTGCTGCAAATGTATCAGAAGCCTTTGGTGTATACCCACATCTTACATTCATCGACATCAGTGACAACATGTTTTTTGGTGAACTCTCGCTGAATTGGGGAGAATGTAGAAACCTGACAAAGCTACAATTCTCTGGGAACATGATCAGTGGTAGAATTCCTGCGGAGATTGGGCAGTTGAGGCAGCTAGAAGTGCTTGGTCTTTCTTCAAACCATCTAGTAGGAGAGATTCCAAAGGAATTTGGGAAGCTGACTTCTTTGTTTGACTTGACTTTAAATGATAACCAGCTTTCTGGTCTGGTACCCCAAGAGATTGGAAAACTATCCAATTTAGAGGTTCTTGACTTGTCAATGAATCACCTAAGTGGTCCAATACCACCTCAATTAGGGGATTGCTCCAAACTCCACTATCTGAAATTGAGCGAAAATGTTTTGAATGGAAGCATTCCTTATCATATTGGTAACCTTGTATACCTACAGGGCTTACTAGATctaagtcataactccctcaatggACAGATATCACCACAACTTGTGAAATTGATTCGGCTAGAAAAGTTAAACCTCTCCCACAACATGCTGTCAGGCTCCATTCCACCTTCTTTTGAAGGGATGTTCAGCTTGcaatccattgatttttcatacaatgctTTGGAAGGTCCTATTCCCAACAGCAAGAACTTTCAGAATGCTCCTGCAGAGGCATTCATAAAAAACAAAGGCATATGTGGTGAAATGCAAGGCTTCGAACCTTGCAATGCCTCTTCAATAGGTCATGGCGATGTGAAGAAAGGCCGCAGAGTTCTATTCCTCATTATTCTTCCTCTCTTGGTGACCTTGTTTCTTTTATCTGTAATTGTTGGCATTTCTTCTATTTGTtaccaaagaagaagaaatatagagAAAGGGGTTCTTGTGAGGAGCAGCGaaaatccattttcaatatggaattatgatgggaTTGCTGTATTCGAAGATATTGTGGAGGCAACAGAGGGTTTTGATGACAAATATTGTATTGGAACTGGAGGGTGTGGGAAAGTTTACAAAGCAAATCTACCAATGGGCGAGGTAGTAGCTGTGAAGAAACTCCACCCACTCGAAGGTGCGGATCATTCtgatcaaagaagttttagaaatgAGATACGAGCATTAACTGAAATCCGTCATCGCAACATTGTGAAGCTTTATGGTTTTTGCTCCCATGCCCGATGTTCGTTTCTAGTCTACCAGTACATGGAAAGGGGAAACTTGGCAAGCATCCTACGAAATGATGAAGGTGCTGCACAACTAAACTGGACTCTAAGGGTGAAGGTtattaaaggtgtggcccatgctTTATCTTACATGCACCATGATTGCACCCCGCCGATTGTCCATAGAGACCTATCAAGCAACAACATTCTATTGAATTCAGAACTTGAGGCTATTGTCTCTGATTTTGGAACTGCAAGATTGTTAATACCTGATTCATCCAATTGGACTACACTTGCAGGCACTTATGGATATATCGCTCCTG AACTTGCATATACAATAAGGGTGACTGAAAAATGCGATGTATATAGCTTTGGCGTTGTGG